From Phaeocystidibacter marisrubri, the proteins below share one genomic window:
- a CDS encoding HAD-IIIA family hydrolase, with protein sequence MGNTLKHAVILAGGKGTRLSEIRQDVPKPMMPVDGKPLLQYQLEMCAAQGIERVTLLVNHLKDSIIEHFGTSFQGVTIDYYEEKSPLGTVGGVKAIEDRIEEDFLVLYGDVMMEMDLHRLYQFHLDKKSEATLVVHPNDHPYDSDLVELNPNDEVTAFLSKPHAEGLRYHNCVNAAAYVFSPSVLSRLESGVKADFGKDIFPSWVGEVRMYGYSTTEYLKDMGTPDRLARVEGDVKSGKVARRSLTHPQKCIFLDRDGVLNYDTDLIDKPEDLELYPWTAPSLQKINRSDYLSVVTTNQSVVARGMTDEAGLAEIHKKMETELGEQHAFVDAIYYCPHHPHGGYEGERPEYKIDCDCRKPKPGMIMKAAKRFNIDLRQSWMIGDSSRDIESGKAAGVRTIALRTGHGGISLNARPDFHFDNLEDAVHFILTNPFEEHFARIRKQMAHTRKTPLVIGVGGQSRSGKTSFVSDMMYRLAQSGIQSIRLPLDQWIRPKSDRTPEENVYHNFRVDKMKEDIKVFLSGSSIQIPGYADHPQRMAFSIHAKWSGEPIVFVEGVPALVDEEMASIYDYKVFVEVDEEKRRTRFNRLYEWKGKTASEIEDLYALRMRGEYEIIKQGRTFADDTVLT encoded by the coding sequence ATGGGTAATACATTGAAACATGCGGTCATTTTGGCCGGCGGAAAAGGCACGCGTTTATCGGAGATTCGTCAGGATGTTCCCAAGCCTATGATGCCGGTTGATGGCAAGCCACTTCTACAATATCAATTGGAAATGTGTGCGGCTCAAGGTATTGAGCGCGTAACGTTATTGGTCAATCACCTCAAAGATTCCATCATAGAACACTTTGGGACGTCCTTTCAAGGTGTCACTATCGATTATTATGAAGAGAAATCTCCTTTGGGAACCGTTGGTGGTGTGAAGGCCATTGAAGATCGCATTGAAGAGGACTTCTTGGTTCTGTATGGAGATGTGATGATGGAAATGGACCTTCATCGATTGTATCAATTCCACCTGGATAAGAAGAGCGAAGCCACGCTAGTGGTGCATCCCAATGATCACCCATACGACAGTGATTTAGTTGAGCTCAATCCAAACGATGAGGTGACGGCCTTTTTGTCCAAGCCGCATGCTGAAGGTCTTCGATATCACAATTGCGTGAATGCTGCAGCGTATGTCTTTTCCCCTTCCGTATTATCCCGACTCGAAAGTGGGGTGAAGGCTGATTTTGGTAAGGACATTTTTCCATCTTGGGTGGGCGAAGTTCGCATGTATGGGTATTCTACCACAGAATATTTGAAGGACATGGGGACACCTGACCGATTGGCTAGAGTGGAAGGAGACGTGAAGAGCGGTAAAGTAGCTCGACGTTCGCTGACGCATCCGCAGAAATGCATTTTTTTAGATCGAGATGGGGTGTTGAATTACGACACCGATCTCATTGATAAACCCGAAGATTTAGAACTGTATCCTTGGACGGCTCCATCCCTCCAAAAAATCAATCGTTCGGATTATTTGAGCGTGGTAACTACCAACCAAAGTGTAGTGGCTCGTGGAATGACGGATGAGGCAGGTTTAGCCGAAATCCACAAGAAAATGGAAACGGAGCTAGGGGAGCAGCACGCTTTTGTGGACGCCATCTACTATTGTCCACATCACCCGCACGGCGGATACGAAGGTGAGCGTCCGGAGTATAAAATCGACTGTGATTGTAGGAAGCCAAAGCCAGGTATGATAATGAAAGCGGCCAAGCGATTCAACATCGACTTGCGTCAGAGCTGGATGATTGGCGATAGCTCCCGCGATATTGAGTCGGGTAAAGCCGCGGGTGTGCGCACCATTGCGCTTCGCACCGGTCACGGAGGGATTTCCCTCAACGCACGTCCTGATTTCCACTTCGACAATTTGGAAGACGCCGTTCATTTTATCTTGACCAATCCATTTGAAGAGCATTTTGCCCGCATACGAAAACAGATGGCTCACACTCGCAAAACGCCTTTGGTGATTGGGGTTGGCGGGCAATCGCGTTCAGGCAAGACCAGCTTTGTAAGCGATATGATGTACCGTTTGGCTCAATCGGGAATACAGAGCATACGTCTTCCGCTAGATCAATGGATTCGCCCAAAATCCGACCGAACTCCTGAAGAAAACGTCTACCACAACTTTAGAGTCGACAAGATGAAAGAGGACATCAAAGTCTTCTTATCGGGATCCTCCATCCAGATTCCGGGATATGCAGATCACCCGCAGCGCATGGCCTTTTCTATTCACGCCAAGTGGAGTGGAGAGCCTATCGTGTTTGTGGAGGGGGTACCTGCCTTGGTTGATGAAGAAATGGCCTCTATTTACGATTACAAAGTTTTTGTAGAAGTGGATGAAGAGAAGAGGAGAACCCGTTTCAATCGCCTTTATGAATGGAAGGGAAAAACTGCATCCGAAATTGAGGATTTGTACGCGCTGCGCATGCGTGGGGAGTATGAAATCATCAAACAAGGGCGTACCTTCGCTGACGACACCGTATTGACATGA
- a CDS encoding DUF6794 domain-containing protein — MKPIHADSVDIRLITDTLNGVYIPEDLEDCFLQMDGFWNDSIKSYVKSLSELEFRVQAHLSTGTWMRNNWRLWGGSRLSLYFNNLGIYHPEDMTSIINTSYHRRLNDHDIDLEKQLKFFHDFWDPVKRDSIVAFREAQKREQQQTFKNWLHKKGIQFYDLSNSGLEDLRFNCDSTLVCKERHGDTILYTVSTHKLYADTSKIIEYNALGELGGDLYISNVNQNGIFTLYKLSQNTFYKNNDSLFYLEKYSRLPDDSANALIQWMISGEIPRTTAQQDSIHAILSANTYYQFKFIFHPDMFSKNTIRSNEDNDIIELIYQWKIDGKSIYFIEVANSDNPHNVFKVWLIDDELNIVNFEPCSPVNREAIRERDKL, encoded by the coding sequence ATGAAACCGATTCATGCCGATTCGGTTGACATACGGTTGATTACCGACACCTTAAATGGTGTGTACATCCCTGAAGATCTTGAGGATTGTTTCCTTCAAATGGATGGTTTTTGGAACGACTCCATAAAGTCTTATGTAAAGAGCCTATCAGAATTAGAGTTCAGAGTCCAAGCGCATCTTTCAACAGGAACATGGATGCGGAACAACTGGAGGCTATGGGGAGGTTCTCGTTTATCTTTATACTTCAACAACTTGGGCATCTACCATCCCGAAGACATGACCTCTATCATTAATACCAGTTATCACAGAAGACTGAATGATCATGACATCGATCTCGAGAAGCAACTTAAATTCTTTCATGACTTTTGGGATCCCGTAAAACGAGACAGTATAGTTGCCTTTCGTGAAGCGCAAAAAAGAGAGCAGCAACAGACGTTCAAGAATTGGCTTCACAAGAAAGGAATTCAATTCTACGACTTATCCAATTCTGGACTAGAGGATCTGAGATTCAATTGCGACTCAACCTTGGTTTGTAAAGAAAGACACGGGGACACTATTCTCTATACAGTATCTACTCATAAGCTTTATGCAGACACTTCAAAAATAATAGAGTACAACGCGCTAGGAGAGCTCGGAGGTGACTTGTATATAAGCAATGTCAACCAAAACGGAATATTCACTCTTTACAAGCTTTCTCAAAATACCTTTTACAAAAACAACGACTCCCTCTTTTATTTGGAGAAGTATAGCCGTTTACCTGATGACTCAGCAAATGCCTTGATCCAGTGGATGATCTCTGGTGAGATTCCGCGCACCACAGCTCAACAAGACTCCATTCATGCCATTCTTTCAGCAAATACCTACTACCAGTTCAAATTCATCTTTCACCCAGATATGTTTTCCAAGAATACCATTAGAAGCAATGAGGACAATGATATCATCGAGCTAATTTATCAATGGAAAATAGATGGAAAGTCCATTTACTTTATCGAGGTTGCCAACTCGGACAATCCACACAATGTATTTAAGGTGTGGTTGATAGACGATGAACTGAACATTGTGAATTTTGAACCCTGCTCTCCAGTAAATCGAGAGGCAATCAGGGAAAGGGACAAATTATAA
- a CDS encoding helix-turn-helix domain-containing protein produces MTKEELKKKIGQRIVELRTKKGWSQSDLARACNKDRQAVEKLENGKVNPTLYSLLEVSEALEVSLPSLVKF; encoded by the coding sequence GTGACTAAAGAAGAGCTTAAAAAGAAAATCGGTCAGCGTATTGTCGAGCTAAGAACCAAGAAGGGGTGGAGTCAATCTGACCTTGCTAGGGCTTGCAATAAAGACAGGCAAGCCGTGGAGAAATTAGAGAATGGAAAGGTAAATCCTACTCTTTATTCTCTTTTGGAGGTTTCTGAGGCTTTGGAGGTCTCATTGCCAAGCCTTGTCAAATTTTAA
- a CDS encoding NAD(P)H-dependent flavin oxidoreductase, with translation MKNRVTSLFGIQYPIVQAGMIWCSGWELASAASNAGILGIIGSGSMYPEVLRDHIRKTKAATDKSFGVNVPMLYPDIDKHMQIIIEEGVKIVFTSAGNPKTWTAHLKEHGITVVHVVSSVKFALKAQAAGVDAVVAEGFEAGGHNGRDETTTLCLIPMVKEQLEIPLIAAGGIGTGRGMLAAMTLGADGVQIGSRFVTSHESSGHESFKKAVVEAAEGDTMLTLKELAPVRLIKNKFFNDVQAAYANGATVEDLKEVLGRARAKKGMFEGDMVEGELEIGQISGLIHSVKSTAEIVDEIVTEYEAARTMISSQDWKLNG, from the coding sequence ATGAAGAATAGAGTCACCTCACTTTTTGGAATCCAATACCCCATTGTCCAAGCCGGAATGATCTGGTGTTCGGGATGGGAGCTTGCTTCGGCTGCTTCTAATGCGGGTATATTGGGCATTATAGGTTCGGGTTCCATGTATCCAGAAGTTTTGCGCGATCACATCCGCAAAACCAAAGCGGCTACCGATAAATCCTTTGGTGTGAATGTGCCGATGTTGTATCCCGATATCGACAAGCACATGCAAATTATCATTGAAGAAGGCGTGAAGATCGTCTTTACTTCAGCGGGCAATCCGAAAACATGGACCGCTCATTTGAAGGAGCATGGCATTACGGTGGTACACGTGGTAAGCAGCGTAAAGTTTGCCTTGAAAGCGCAAGCCGCAGGGGTGGATGCCGTGGTAGCCGAGGGTTTTGAAGCAGGAGGTCACAACGGTAGAGATGAAACAACCACTCTTTGTTTGATTCCAATGGTGAAGGAACAATTGGAGATTCCGCTCATTGCCGCAGGCGGTATTGGAACCGGACGAGGCATGTTGGCTGCAATGACTTTAGGAGCCGATGGAGTTCAAATTGGAAGTCGATTCGTAACTTCTCACGAGTCTTCTGGACACGAGTCTTTCAAAAAGGCTGTAGTAGAGGCTGCTGAAGGAGATACCATGCTTACCTTGAAGGAGTTGGCTCCAGTTCGCCTCATCAAGAATAAGTTCTTTAACGATGTTCAAGCGGCCTATGCCAATGGAGCAACCGTAGAAGATTTGAAAGAAGTACTGGGACGTGCCCGCGCTAAGAAGGGCATGTTTGAAGGAGATATGGTAGAAGGAGAATTGGAGATTGGTCAGATTTCTGGCTTGATTCACTCCGTAAAATCTACCGCGGAAATTGTAGATGAAATAGTTACTGAATACGAAGCTGCTCGAACTATGATCAGCAGTCAAGATTGGAAACTCAATGGGTAA
- a CDS encoding SymE family type I addiction module toxin — protein MNRYRKLKIHSKYRPRRLHNSTVPQIRLEGRWLEELGFIEGQQVQIEQQYNKLTITLLKNK, from the coding sequence ATGAACCGATACAGAAAATTGAAAATACACAGTAAATATCGCCCCAGAAGATTGCACAATTCAACTGTGCCTCAAATTAGACTTGAAGGAAGATGGTTGGAAGAGTTGGGATTCATAGAAGGGCAACAAGTCCAAATCGAACAGCAGTACAATAAGCTGACGATAACACTTCTTAAAAACAAATGA
- a CDS encoding uracil-DNA glycosylase family protein, with the protein MTKAEQVLNWYMELDINVQLPEDIKVLNPYRDMSATTKDALVEFYARFYGDDKPRKLLMGINPGRLGAGLTGIPFTDTAALRSVGIEMPEVNTTETSAEFVWKLVEAYGGPERFFGDWFIGAVSPLGFIRLNDKGNWVNFNYYDDAEVFEMLKPFILDQLKLQIEIAGNATDAYLLGTGQNAKAMKTINDEYGLFKSITALEHPRFVMQYRRKRLDEYLDKFISILR; encoded by the coding sequence ATGACTAAAGCGGAACAGGTTCTCAACTGGTATATGGAGCTGGATATAAATGTTCAGTTGCCGGAGGATATCAAAGTGTTAAATCCCTATCGAGATATGAGCGCAACCACAAAGGATGCGTTGGTGGAGTTTTATGCGCGATTTTATGGGGATGATAAGCCGAGAAAGTTACTGATGGGAATCAATCCCGGGAGATTGGGTGCAGGGTTGACGGGTATTCCATTTACGGATACAGCAGCACTGCGATCTGTGGGAATTGAAATGCCGGAAGTGAATACAACGGAGACTTCAGCTGAGTTTGTCTGGAAACTTGTGGAGGCTTACGGAGGACCAGAACGCTTCTTTGGCGATTGGTTTATCGGTGCGGTTTCACCCTTGGGTTTTATTCGATTGAACGATAAAGGCAATTGGGTGAACTTCAATTATTATGATGATGCTGAGGTTTTCGAAATGCTCAAACCCTTTATCCTTGATCAATTGAAATTGCAAATCGAAATCGCTGGAAATGCAACCGATGCCTATCTCTTAGGAACGGGACAAAATGCCAAAGCCATGAAGACAATCAACGACGAGTACGGCCTGTTCAAATCAATCACCGCGTTGGAACATCCACGGTTCGTGATGCAATACCGTCGTAAGCGCCTTGATGAATACTTGGATAAATTCATTTCTATCCTTCGCTAA
- a CDS encoding SIS domain-containing protein — translation MATNKHISSYIETVKATLDNLDAQALDQLIEAFATTYEAGGNIYTMGNGGSGASASHAAGDFLKGASYGLDKRFKMICLNDNLPSMMAIANDIGWSDIFIEPLKNFLGPNDLVIGISGSGNSSNVVKALEYAKERGVTTVAMTGFKGGKIGQIADLHVHAPVMDMEVTEDIHMVIFNIVKKAMMERYLGENPSMGGTYDSRVS, via the coding sequence ATGGCGACCAATAAGCATATCAGCAGTTACATTGAAACCGTAAAGGCCACTCTCGACAATCTTGATGCGCAAGCATTGGATCAATTGATTGAAGCCTTTGCCACCACTTACGAAGCAGGCGGCAACATCTACACCATGGGCAACGGCGGATCGGGTGCTTCGGCATCTCACGCAGCCGGCGACTTCCTCAAGGGAGCTAGCTACGGCCTAGACAAGCGTTTCAAAATGATCTGCTTGAACGACAACCTGCCCAGCATGATGGCCATTGCTAACGACATTGGTTGGTCCGACATCTTTATTGAGCCCCTCAAGAACTTCTTAGGTCCAAACGACCTCGTTATCGGCATCAGCGGAAGCGGCAACTCTTCCAACGTTGTCAAAGCCCTAGAATACGCCAAAGAACGCGGCGTTACCACCGTAGCTATGACCGGCTTTAAAGGTGGTAAAATTGGCCAAATCGCCGACCTACACGTTCACGCACCAGTCATGGACATGGAAGTTACCGAAGACATTCACATGGTCATCTTCAACATTGTAAAGAAAGCGATGATGGAGCGATACTTGGGCGAGAACCCGAGTATGGGTGGGACGTATGATTCGAGAGTAAGCTAG
- a CDS encoding GHMP family kinase ATP-binding protein translates to MIITKTPFRISFVGGGSDLEAFYSTHPGAVLSTSIDKYMYISSHKFFEPDKIRTKYSETETVDRVEDLKHNLLRTILQRRQISGGIEISSIADVPAGTGMGSSSSFTVGVLHNLSAYQNQYVSKETLAKEACEIEIDILKEPIGKQDQYAAAYGGLNVIEFKPNGHVSVEPLHLSKEADADLQSHLMMFYIGNQRSASSILAEQKKNTSQEDKHKALVQMVSLVYDLRDALTSNNWDGMGEILHENWMLKQSLASGITNPMITELYDAARAAGATGGKLLGAGGGGFMLFYCTPDKQDKVRSALQKVRPFHFKFEREGSKLIHYGDQ, encoded by the coding sequence ATGATCATAACTAAAACCCCGTTTAGAATCAGTTTTGTTGGGGGAGGTTCCGATTTGGAAGCCTTTTACTCCACACATCCTGGTGCTGTATTGAGTACGAGTATTGACAAGTACATGTATATATCGAGTCATAAGTTCTTTGAGCCCGACAAGATTCGTACGAAGTATTCAGAAACAGAAACTGTAGATAGAGTAGAGGATTTGAAGCACAACTTGCTTCGAACCATTTTACAGAGACGACAGATTTCTGGAGGAATTGAAATCAGTTCCATTGCCGATGTTCCTGCGGGTACAGGCATGGGGTCTTCCAGTAGTTTCACCGTGGGGGTGCTTCACAATCTTTCAGCCTATCAAAATCAATACGTTTCTAAGGAGACGTTGGCCAAGGAGGCATGTGAGATTGAAATCGATATTCTCAAAGAACCCATTGGAAAGCAAGACCAATATGCCGCTGCTTATGGCGGGTTGAATGTGATTGAGTTCAAGCCCAATGGTCACGTTTCTGTAGAGCCCCTTCATTTGAGCAAGGAAGCCGATGCTGACTTGCAATCTCATTTGATGATGTTCTACATTGGCAATCAGCGAAGTGCATCTAGCATTTTGGCGGAACAAAAGAAGAACACCTCGCAAGAAGACAAGCACAAAGCCCTGGTACAAATGGTGAGCTTGGTGTACGATCTCCGCGATGCCCTTACGTCCAATAACTGGGACGGTATGGGAGAGATTCTTCACGAAAACTGGATGCTCAAGCAGAGTTTAGCGAGCGGCATTACCAATCCTATGATTACCGAGTTGTACGATGCGGCACGAGCAGCAGGTGCAACCGGCGGTAAATTGCTAGGAGCAGGTGGGGGAGGCTTTATGCTCTTTTATTGCACTCCAGATAAACAAGATAAGGTGCGTTCTGCGTTACAGAAAGTACGTCCCTTCCATTTCAAGTTTGAAAGAGAAGGCAGCAAATTGATACACTATGGCGACCAATAA
- a CDS encoding UvrD-helicase domain-containing protein codes for MQFTTEQKNIFDFVENQSGHGIIDAVAGAGKTTTIMECAKFVKDKRKILFCAFNNSISNDIAQKFHNLGLNEVTVKTIHALGRQIIQDNNNTGQPIKLIQSKYRDILKSPEIIDQLEPIYKKLLEINDIEFDEFDDKKNFAANNLIYSINTRLIEINQKYRSTLSKDNLSEFISLVTHFGIFNEIELTKENFNLEIQCYFEAHRIVLQAGNSLSERSMIIDFTDMLYLPYEWKLQPNNKFEFLFIDECQDLSKSQFAVAAKYGHREGRILAVGDPSQSIYGFTGADIESFQRVKDFTKAKQLPLTTCFRCPKKVIELAKTIRTDISGSKQEEGTVTSIHFEDVVKLAKPGDLIISRLRSPIIILVFSFIDKNIKVQIHQDEVTEIINEIKNIFKVEELNIVISTLPNGFEQLKQSVTRRWNYIIEKNAQRIMDSTERKIYIETEHDYLNTKLTFLSKKYIQWKSQCETMNDILKVIKEYISDSANPIKLSTIHRAKGLENERVFIINYDELPYFRIQQKDWEKTQEVNLKYVAITRALNDLFLIESEMIETMEIEESLFDNLPFD; via the coding sequence ATGCAATTCACAACTGAACAAAAGAACATTTTTGATTTCGTTGAAAATCAATCTGGCCATGGAATAATTGATGCCGTTGCTGGAGCGGGGAAAACAACGACAATCATGGAATGTGCTAAGTTCGTGAAGGACAAGAGGAAAATACTTTTTTGTGCTTTCAACAATAGCATTTCGAATGACATCGCTCAAAAATTTCACAACTTAGGATTAAATGAGGTTACAGTCAAAACCATTCATGCTCTTGGAAGGCAGATAATACAAGACAATAACAATACGGGTCAACCTATTAAACTCATTCAATCAAAGTATCGTGATATTCTAAAATCGCCCGAAATCATAGATCAGCTTGAACCAATCTACAAGAAACTTTTAGAAATAAATGATATTGAATTTGACGAATTTGATGACAAGAAAAATTTTGCAGCTAACAACCTAATCTATAGCATTAATACGAGGTTGATAGAAATAAATCAGAAGTATCGATCAACCCTTTCAAAAGACAATCTTTCTGAATTTATTAGCCTTGTTACTCACTTTGGTATTTTCAACGAAATAGAACTCACGAAGGAAAACTTTAATCTTGAGATTCAATGTTACTTTGAAGCTCATAGGATTGTTCTTCAAGCAGGGAATTCACTATCAGAAAGGAGTATGATAATTGACTTCACAGACATGCTCTACTTACCATATGAATGGAAGTTACAGCCGAATAATAAATTTGAGTTCCTATTTATCGACGAATGCCAAGACCTATCCAAATCACAATTTGCAGTAGCTGCTAAATACGGCCATAGAGAAGGAAGAATATTAGCTGTAGGTGATCCAAGTCAATCCATTTATGGGTTTACTGGCGCAGATATTGAATCTTTTCAAAGGGTAAAAGATTTTACAAAAGCGAAACAACTACCACTTACAACGTGCTTTCGTTGTCCAAAGAAAGTAATCGAATTGGCAAAAACCATACGGACAGACATTTCTGGATCAAAACAAGAAGAAGGCACTGTCACATCCATTCACTTTGAAGACGTAGTAAAATTAGCCAAGCCTGGTGATTTAATTATTTCTCGACTTCGATCTCCAATCATTATTCTGGTTTTTAGTTTCATTGACAAAAACATCAAAGTTCAAATCCATCAGGATGAAGTCACTGAGATTATCAATGAAATTAAAAACATCTTCAAAGTAGAAGAACTGAACATAGTCATTAGTACTCTTCCTAATGGTTTTGAACAGCTGAAACAATCTGTAACAAGAAGATGGAACTATATAATTGAGAAGAATGCTCAACGAATCATGGACAGCACGGAAAGAAAAATATATATCGAAACAGAGCATGACTATTTAAACACCAAGCTAACATTTCTATCTAAAAAATATATCCAGTGGAAGTCACAGTGCGAAACAATGAATGACATATTGAAAGTCATTAAAGAATACATCTCTGATAGTGCAAATCCAATAAAACTTTCAACCATTCATAGAGCCAAAGGTCTTGAAAATGAAAGAGTCTTTATAATTAACTATGACGAACTGCCTTACTTCAGAATTCAACAAAAGGACTGGGAAAAAACACAAGAAGTAAATCTTAAATACGTGGCCATTACCAGAGCGTTGAATGATTTGTTTCTTATCGAAAGTGAGATGATAGAAACTATGGAAATAGAAGAAAGTCTCTTTGATAATTTACCTTTTGATTGA
- a CDS encoding DUF3144 domain-containing protein, whose product MSQKLRNGELDDNFFNRVDDHINLSNEQLKYETRGRVSASMMYSVARYNAWVSACGWSNAEEMKSAKEETLQYFVDEYRKMLNENLDDYIENFESYMKY is encoded by the coding sequence ATGAGTCAGAAATTACGAAACGGAGAACTTGACGATAACTTCTTTAACCGCGTGGATGACCACATCAATCTATCAAACGAGCAGTTAAAATATGAAACACGAGGCAGGGTCAGTGCTTCAATGATGTATAGCGTTGCTAGATATAATGCTTGGGTTAGCGCTTGCGGATGGAGTAATGCGGAGGAAATGAAGTCAGCGAAAGAAGAGACGTTGCAGTACTTTGTAGACGAATACAGAAAAATGCTCAACGAAAACTTGGATGATTATATTGAGAATTTCGAATCTTACATGAAGTATTAG